The following are encoded together in the Pectobacterium wasabiae CFBP 3304 genome:
- the pyrB gene encoding aspartate carbamoyltransferase gives MVNPLYQKHIISINDLSREDLELALNVAASLKAKPQPELLKHKVIASCFFEASTRTRLSFETAMHRLGASVVGFADSNNTSLGKKGETLADTISVISQYVDAIVMRHPQEGASRLATEFSGGIPVLNAGDGANQHPTQTLLDLFTIQETQGRLNNINIAMVGDLKYGRTVHSLTQALAKFEGNRFYFIAPDALAMPDYILSMLKEKNIAYSLHNSIDDVVGELDILYMTRVQKERLDPSEYINIKSQFVLRAADLDSARQNLKVLHPLPRVDEITIDVDTTPYAYYFQQAGNGIYARQALLALVLNRELVL, from the coding sequence ATGGTCAATCCGCTCTATCAAAAACATATTATTTCGATTAACGACCTCAGTCGGGAAGATTTAGAGCTGGCGCTGAATGTTGCTGCCAGCCTGAAAGCCAAACCTCAACCTGAGCTGTTAAAACATAAAGTGATTGCCAGTTGCTTCTTCGAAGCCTCCACCCGGACGCGTCTATCCTTTGAAACCGCGATGCATCGTCTCGGTGCCTCCGTCGTCGGTTTCGCCGACAGCAACAACACGTCGCTGGGGAAAAAGGGCGAAACGCTGGCCGACACGATCTCCGTCATTAGCCAATATGTTGATGCCATCGTGATGCGCCATCCACAGGAAGGTGCGTCCCGCCTTGCCACCGAGTTTTCCGGCGGTATTCCGGTACTGAACGCCGGAGACGGTGCGAACCAGCACCCGACGCAAACGCTGCTCGATCTGTTCACCATTCAGGAAACGCAAGGCCGGCTGAACAACATCAACATCGCGATGGTCGGTGATTTGAAATATGGCCGCACCGTGCATTCACTTACGCAAGCGCTGGCGAAGTTCGAAGGCAACCGCTTCTACTTCATCGCTCCAGACGCACTGGCCATGCCCGACTACATTCTGAGCATGCTGAAAGAGAAGAATATTGCTTACAGCCTGCACAACAGCATCGACGACGTCGTCGGCGAGTTGGATATTCTGTATATGACGCGCGTTCAGAAAGAACGTCTGGATCCGTCCGAATACATCAACATCAAATCCCAATTTGTCCTGCGCGCTGCCGACCTGGACAGCGCCCGCCAGAATTTGAAAGTGCTGCACCCGCTGCCGCGCGTCGATGAGATCACCATTGATGTCGATACCACGCCCTACGCCTATTATTTCCAACAGGCGGGCAACGGTATTTACGCCCGTCAGGCGCTGCTGGCGCTGGTCCTGAATCGCGAACTGGTTCTGTAA
- a CDS encoding YhcH/YjgK/YiaL family protein: MITGNVHHLELVPYLPAKLREAIEYVKQNITADTPLGKHDIEGNSVFVLISNDSTDLLEKRRAEYHAKYLDIQIVLSGVEGMTFSNLPAGKPDTDWLADKDIAFLPAGEQEKLFVMQEGDFVVFFPGEVHKPLCAVGEPAHVCKAVVKIDASLV; the protein is encoded by the coding sequence ATGATTACTGGCAACGTCCACCACCTTGAACTGGTTCCTTATCTGCCTGCCAAATTGCGTGAAGCGATTGAGTATGTGAAGCAAAACATCACGGCGGATACCCCGCTGGGCAAGCATGATATCGAGGGTAACAGCGTATTCGTGCTGATTTCCAACGACAGCACCGATCTGCTGGAAAAGCGCCGCGCTGAGTATCACGCCAAATATCTGGATATTCAGATTGTGCTGTCTGGCGTAGAAGGGATGACGTTCAGCAACCTGCCTGCGGGCAAGCCGGATACCGATTGGCTGGCGGATAAAGACATTGCTTTCCTGCCTGCTGGCGAGCAAGAAAAGCTGTTTGTGATGCAGGAAGGGGACTTTGTCGTCTTCTTCCCTGGGGAAGTACATAAACCACTGTGTGCCGTGGGTGAACCGGCGCACGTGTGCAAAGCCGTGGTGAAAATCGACGCATCGCTGGTGTAG
- a CDS encoding helix-turn-helix transcriptional regulator: protein MKQITLPDRLIAMFEGDPLVGWAVKDTSSRFIYVNNTFKTWQTISTRYDYEGLNIKDIPVPVAEFSDIFNQQEREIERTGKAVRAITTHIQGAEKIMQPAYNIQEPLYDEHRNCVGTVISVRHVRIITPTSLLNGTIMQHSTFEPPSKIFTEKEWEVIYLLVCGMMLKDISSILSITVDAVNSRLRSCYRKTGLNSLSGLKEYCRDNRFDNYIPLFFLKKGHIIIRG from the coding sequence ATGAAACAAATTACATTACCTGACAGATTAATCGCCATGTTCGAAGGCGATCCTCTCGTCGGTTGGGCAGTAAAAGACACAAGCTCCCGTTTTATTTATGTCAATAACACCTTTAAAACCTGGCAAACCATATCAACGCGTTATGATTATGAAGGCTTGAATATTAAGGATATCCCTGTTCCTGTAGCCGAATTTTCAGACATTTTTAACCAGCAGGAACGAGAGATAGAGCGTACAGGTAAGGCGGTGAGAGCCATTACAACGCATATTCAAGGCGCGGAAAAAATAATGCAGCCTGCCTACAATATTCAGGAGCCACTCTATGATGAACACCGTAACTGTGTAGGCACGGTTATCAGCGTCAGACATGTCAGGATTATCACGCCGACCTCGTTGCTGAATGGAACAATAATGCAACACTCTACCTTCGAGCCCCCTTCTAAGATATTTACCGAGAAGGAATGGGAGGTTATTTACCTGCTGGTCTGTGGGATGATGCTTAAAGATATAAGCAGCATCCTCTCAATCACCGTCGATGCCGTTAACAGCAGACTCCGAAGCTGCTACAGAAAAACAGGCTTGAATTCACTATCAGGCCTAAAGGAATACTGTAGAGATAACCGATTTGATAACTACATCCCGCTGTTCTTTCTGAAAAAAGGACATATCATTATCAGAGGCTAA
- a CDS encoding PAS domain-containing protein: MDPDLTPVEYYFDNSLFGWAIKDCNSQYVYGNKTVCQYFGVTENKLLGSLDTDLIPDVSEHYDHILYDDQKILTTNEMSIVLKTFDYGRRNRLRSFLVEKRPWRLNDGTDGIVCTYIEITNVYFSTFLMPCERKPVVFTRPANIFTDKEWEVVLLLQSGVKQNRIPDILGISSSTLRNRITRCCDKTGVTNSATLIEHCNQKGWDNYIPPFFLIKGHVSIT; encoded by the coding sequence ATGGATCCAGATTTGACTCCTGTTGAGTATTACTTTGATAACTCTTTGTTTGGCTGGGCAATAAAGGACTGCAACTCTCAGTATGTTTATGGCAATAAGACGGTATGTCAGTATTTCGGCGTAACAGAAAATAAACTGTTAGGCAGTCTCGACACTGACTTAATACCCGATGTCAGCGAACACTACGACCATATACTTTATGACGACCAAAAAATATTGACCACAAATGAAATGAGTATCGTCCTCAAAACATTTGATTACGGAAGACGGAATAGACTCAGATCTTTTCTGGTGGAGAAGCGTCCTTGGCGGCTCAATGATGGCACTGACGGTATTGTTTGCACTTACATAGAAATCACCAATGTTTACTTTTCAACCTTTCTTATGCCATGTGAAAGGAAGCCTGTTGTGTTCACCCGACCAGCAAATATTTTTACAGACAAAGAGTGGGAGGTCGTTCTTTTGCTGCAAAGCGGGGTGAAGCAGAACCGTATCCCGGACATACTCGGTATAAGTTCTTCAACGCTTCGTAACAGGATAACGCGTTGCTGTGATAAAACAGGTGTGACAAACAGCGCCACCTTGATCGAGCACTGCAACCAAAAAGGATGGGATAACTACATTCCCCCTTTTTTTCTGATAAAAGGGCATGTGTCGATTACCTGA